The following proteins are co-located in the Solea senegalensis isolate Sse05_10M linkage group LG12, IFAPA_SoseM_1, whole genome shotgun sequence genome:
- the LOC122778906 gene encoding uncharacterized protein LOC122778906, with the protein MFILGSTCCNLVNLSLWPMTILWRQHGRWLLGSQLCEVMVSAKHMTSTASFLYVSFITFSVYLTMVCGRRHLVNSRVFLALQLLIPFLPVGVKELIMWFLSAHVDHLDPVKLSCFSYINDRVMRVLLLVKTLVFLPLSLYFYAHILHTIVQSAKVLHRSQRVNVRLAKVFSLISVITFMAHTPGAVFALMERLSVCQEMVRDLLLDLPVLSSPVILLCMNKELRSQCLMLLQRSTTSHYVRKKSHTKTDEQHNSLTTGETDTLHL; encoded by the exons ATGTTCATCCTCGGAAGCACCTGCTGCAACCTCGTCAACCTGAGCTTGTGGCCCATGACCATTCTTTGGAGGCAGCACGGCCGCTGGCTCCTGGGCTCTCAACTGTGCGAAGTCATGGTGAGCGCCAAACACATGACGAGCACTGCCTCCTTCCTCTACGTCTCCTTCATTACCTTCTCCGTTTACCTGACTATGGTGTGTGGCCGCAGGCACCTGGTAAACAGCAGGGTCTTCCTCGCTCTGCAGCTTCTCATCCCTTTCCTTCCTGTGGGGGTGAAGGAGCTGATCATGTGGTTCTTGAGCGCCCATGTAGATCACCTGGATCCCGTCAAGCTCAGTTGCTTCTCCTACATAAACGACAGAGTCATGAGGGTCCTCCTGCTGGTAAAGACTCTGGTGTTTCTGCCGTTAAGCCTGTATTTCTACGCTCACATTCTGCACACCATCGTCCAGAGCGCGAAGGTGCTGCACAGGAGCCAGAGAGTAAATGTTCGCCTGGCAAAGGTGTTCAGCCTCATATCGGTCATTACCTTCATGGCACATACACCTG GTGCTGTATTTGCACTGATGGAGCgcctctctgtgtgtcaggaGATGGTCAGAGATCTGCTGCTGGACCTGCCTGTGCTCTCCAGTCCCGTGATCCTGCTCTGTATGAATAAAGAGCTGAGGAGCCAGTGTCTCATGCTGCTCCAGCGCAGCACCACCAGCCACTATGTCAGAAAAAAGTCTCACACCAAGACAGACGAGCAGCACAACAGCCTGACAACTGGAGAAACAGACACACTTCACCTCTGA